The window GGTGTTCGAACTTGCTGTTTGCGTGTAAAAGAGCGATTTCCGGGTCCGTTTTTATAAACCTTGCTGCATTCATTAAAATAAAAAGCACGTCTCCCAATTCGTCTTCTATGCGCTCTGGTATTTTAGAATTAACCGCTTCATAAAACTCTTCTATTTCTTCTTCAAGTTTATTTTTTATTCCTTCAAAGCTGTCCCAATCAAAACCGCATTTTGATACTTTTTTTGTAATCTTTAAGGAGCGGAGTATGGGAGGAAAATTTTTCGGAATACCGTCCAATAATGAAGATGACGGTTTATTTTTTGAATTCTCTACGGTTTCCTTTATATTTTCCCACTGTTTTAAAACGGAATCGGGCGTCGATACTTTTTTTTCGCTTTCAGGTCCTTCATAGCCCTCGGTTTCACCGAATACGTGAGGGTGCCTTCTAATCAATTTTTCGGTAACGTCCGCGATTACCTCCGCCGTAGAAAATTTGCCTTCCTGCTCGTACATGTACGAAATCATAAGCGTATTTAATAATACATCTCCCAATTCTTCGCGTATGTGGGAAAAAGAAGTTTCTCCGTTTTTACATACCGTTTCTTCGATTGCGTCGGCGGCCTCGTAGGCTTCTTCCAAAAGAGGTCTGCGCATGGAGCTTGGAGTTTGTGCAATATCCCAAGGACAGCCGCCTTTTCCCCGTAATCTTTTTATTACCCCGAACAGTATGTCAAAATTATTTAATAAATTATTTGTTGTCATCATTTTACACCCTTATTTCTAAAAAGCCTATAAAAAAGTAAAAGAATATTGTACCAAAAGTATCTGAATATGTTAAAAATTTTAAAAGGATTTTTTAAAACTTGAATAAGATAGTCGTAGCCTTTTTCAAAAGGAATTTCGGACGGGCGGTTTTTAAATTTGGAAAAAATATCTATTACCGAGGCGTCGCGGATAAAAATGCCCGATTTAAATTTTTCTCTGTTTCTGTAAATCCATTTTCTTCCGCCGGGGATTCCCGAGCTTATTATTACTATGGAAGGCTCCGCCTTTGTCATTGCGGAAATGATTTGCGGCTCAAGGGATTTATGGTAATGCCCTGCAAAGCGTCCTACAATTCTTATATTGGGAAAGGTGCTTTTTACGTTTTTTTCCGCGGCGAGAAGGCTTTCTTTTCTTCCTCCGAATAAGTAAAGGCTTTTATAGTGGGCATCTATTACATTTAAAAATTTAATAATTACGGAAAACTGCTGACGTCTTACGGGAATTTCTTTTTTTAAAAATTTCGCTCCCCGTATTAAACTTTTTGAAAGAGGAAGACATAAGGCCGCATTTTGTACCATATTTCCGAATTCGTTGTTGCGTCTTGCTTTTAAAACGTCCCAAAGCGTCATAAATATAACCTGTTGCGGACCCGGTTTTTCCAATAAACTCATTACGGTTTCTTCAATATCTTCTTCGTTCAGAACATCGAGCGGAACGTTTAAAAAGTTAATTCTTGTTAGAGCCATAATTTATCCTTAAAAATTAATTTAAAATTGTTTGAACTGCCGCGGTTGCATAAATAGCTGCCGTTTCCGCACGCAGGACATTTGTTTTAAAATGCACTTGCTTAAATCCGTTTTGAATCAAAAATTCGGTTTCTTTCGGGCTTATTCCTCCCTCGCAGCCTATAGCTAAAATCACGGCTTCAGGGCTTTCTTTTAAGCAAGTTTGAAGGGAGTTTTCCTCTTCATCTTTTTCCGTCATCAAAAGCTTTGTCGTTTTTTTTCCGTTTAAGTATTCAAAAACGGAAGCCAAGCTCTTATTAAGAGTGGCCGCCTGAAAAATTTCCGTTTCTACGGGAGAGCCTGATTGTTGTCTTGCTTCGCGTATAATACGTTTGCGTCTTTCCGTTTGGTTTTTGTTTTCTTCCCGTATTACGGAAAATTCCCCCAAAATCGGAAAGACGGCCTTAACTCCCGCTTCGGTACATTGGCGGATTGCCGTATCCATTCTTTGTCCCTTTATAAGCCATTGCATTAAAACAATGGCGGGGCGGGGCTCCACGGTTTTTACGGCGGAATGTATTTTTTTTAGTTTAAGTTTTATATACCTTTTTTCGGTATTTATATTAAAAACTTCCGCTTCCGAAGGGGTGTTTCCGTTTACCGAAACCTTTAGGTCTTGCCCTTCTTTTATTCTTCTTACGGCTACAAGATAACGATAATCTTTCCCTGAAAGTTTTATTATTCCTTCGGAGTCAGGAATTTCGGAAACAATAAATTGTTTCATTTTATTCCTTTTTTTTATCTTTACCGTTTGCCGCAGTTTTTTCTTCATCGGCTTTTTGCATTTCCAAAAGAGTTTTGGAATTTTCGCAAAGAGCTTTTACATTTTCCGTATTTAAAACCTTTACGGCGGCTTTAAGCTGAATATCATCTTCGATGTCTATTACAGGAGCTTTATGAGAGCGGTGATATTCGGTTTTTATAAACGGTAAAATTAAATTTGAAGGTATGTTATATTTTTTTTCAAGTTTTTTTGCAAATTCGAGCATTTCATCGCGTGAAAGTTCTTTTTTGCTTCTTGTAAAATCCGCTATTTCGGAGGTGCTTAAAAGATTAATAGCGCTTTTTTCCTGCTCCGGTGTAAATTGAGGGCGGCTTACTTCCAAGTCGGGCAGGATTCCCAGCTTGTCGATATTGGCACCGCTCGGCGAATAATAGCGTGCAACGGTAATTTTTACCGATTCGTTTTGAGTAAGCGGAATGATATTTTGTACAAGTCCCTTACCGTAGGACCTGGTACCTATAAGGTAAGCGCGTTTATGGTCTTTTAAAGCTCCGGAAACTATTTCGGAAGCGCTTGCGGAACCCTTGTTAATAAGAATTACCACGGGCATTTCCTTCGGAGCCTTTGTGCCGAAGCGTTTTACGCTGTAAGTGGAACTTGTTCCGGCTGCACGTCCCTTTGTGGAAACTACCGTACCGGATTCCAAAAAAATACTTGAAACTTCTATGGAACTTGTAATAAGGCCTCCGGGGTTATCCCGCAAATCCAAAATCAGTTTCGTGCAGTCTTCTTCTTTAAGCTTATCCAAAGCTTCGATTATACGCTTTGCGGAGTTGGGATTAAATTCGATTAAGCGTATATATGCTATATCTTTTCCTATTTTTGTGAATTTGACGGTCGGCACTTCTATAACGGCTCTTTTTATTTTAACTTCAAATTCCATAGATTTTCCGCGTAGGATTTTTAAGGTTACTTCCGTTCCTTCTTTTCCCCGAAGCATATTTAAAACGCCTTCTTGAGTAATTTCTTCGGTGGGAGTGCCGTCTATTTCGGTTATATAATCTCCCGATTGCAGACCCGCTTTCCAGCCGGGGGTATCTTCTATAGGGCTTGCAATTTCAACATAGGCCGGACGCTCGGGGGTTGAAACAACCGCCTTTGTAATATGAACACCTATCCCGCAAAAAGAGCCGCTTGTGGTATCTTCCAAATCGTGACCGATGGTTGTATCTTTATAAATATATGAGGTGTACGGGTCTTTTAAAGAATTAAGCATTCCTTCCATAGCGCCTTGATAAAGGAGCTCGGTATCTACTTCATCTACATAATTTGCTTTTATCAACTCGTAAACCGACTCCAAAAACTTCATATTTACATCGGAGGAATTCTCCGTTTCGCTGTTCGGAGCTGCCGGAGCCTTTTGCGGCATAAAGAATACCGCAATCAGTAAAAGAGTTGAAAAGATAATTGTGTTTATCCAAGTGATTTTTTTGTTCATTCTTATATTTTGAACTATATTAAGAATTTGTCAATAGCCCCGCAAAATCCGAAAAAGCGATGGAGGTATATAATTTTAAAAAAAATATTTGCGGTTTTTCCCGTATCAAAGGGTTAAGTTTTTTACCCATCTTTCTTTTTTTAATTGAATACCGGCCAACACGGTCTTTATTATGCTTGTCAGTTTTGCGATGCCGTATATAGTAGGCGAGTCCAAATCGGTAAATTTATACATTATGAACATAAGGGGCGTAAATAAAAGCATGTTTACCGTAGTGTCAACCCATGCACCCATAACGGCATCGCCTCCCGCACGGGCAACGGCATATTGAGAATTTTGATATGTCCATACCGGCATATAAAGAGCTACAAAAAGTAAGAGCTTTTTTGTTACGATTTGAGAAGAAGGAGTAAGTCTTCCGAATACTATCGGAATTAAAAAAATCGCCGCCGCTTCGCAAAGCCCCGTTGCAAATCCTGCGGCTGCGGCTCCCGTTTTCATCCATCGGGCTTGTACTCTCGCTTCTTCTAAAGAATTGCGGCCGAGAGTTCCGCCTATTATGACGCCTATAGATGTATTTACCGCAGGAAAAACCAAAAAGAATAATTCCGCAATTGTCCAGCCTGCGGACATTCCGGAAACTACTTCGGCGCCGCCCCTGCTGTTGTAAATTGCCGTGGCAACGGTTTCGCTTATTACCCACGACATATCCGCAATAAAAATAAGAGCCGACTTTTTTAATATTTCGCGGAACAAATCTATACGTACTTTTAATATATGTTTTATTTTTACATAAAAGAGAGGCTTTATTTTTTTTATATACAAAATAAAAATAACAAGTTCGCAAAGTCTTGCAATTACGGTTGCATAGGCGGCTCCCGCAACCTCAAGACGCGGAGCACCCAAATTCCCGTAAATTAAAAGATAATTTCCTATCGTATTTATAAGTGTGGAAAACATTGCAATGTACATAGGAATTTTTACATTTCCCGTTTCTCGCAGCGAAGAAGAAATGCTTGAAGAAAATGCCATAGGTATAAACGTAAAAATAATTACGCTCATATAGATTTTTCCTTCAGCCGTTATTTCCGCTTTAGCGGTATTTCCTCTTACCAAAAGTCCCAATAAAAGTTCAGGAATCATAGCGGAAACCGTTAGAAAAAGAGCTGCAAATATACCGCAGGTAATCAGTTTAAAACGGTAAGACTGCCGCATTCCGCTTGCGTCCTTTGTACCGTTATACTGCGACATAAAAATTCCGCCGGCGCTGCAAATTATGTTTAACCCGGTTATATAAACAAAGATTAACTGATTGGAAACATTTACACCGCTCATTTTTAAGTCGCCCAGACCCGCAACCATAAAATTGTCTATTAGAGAAACTAAGGATTGAATAAAAAGCTGGACCATTATTGGCAAAGCAAGAGCAAATGCCTTTTTGTAAAAATTAAGAGGACCGAAATATCCGTATTGTGTTTTTATCATATTTTAAGTGTAGTGTTTAAATAAACGATATCCTTACCGTTACGGTAAGCATTTATAATACCTTTTTGGGAATATTTGTCAAGGTCATAAGTAAATTTTTGATAATTTTTTCAAGACCTTTCTTTTTACAATATCTTATTTATTGCCTTACCTTATATCCGTTTTCTTTTTGTAAATATTTGCATAATATTATCTATGACATAATTTTATTAATAAAAGCGGTATAAGCTAAAATCAATAAAGTATTTCCCGTAAGAATTACGGCAAGTATACACTTTTTTTTTGCGGAAACATTGGGGAAATCATATTGAAAATAATAGGGTATAATTGAAAATGAAGGAAAGATGAAAATTATCATTACTATATATACCGAAAAAGAGGAATGTAAAAAACGTGTATTTATAAGCCATTTTCCCCATTTAAAAAATAAAAATCGGCTGACTGTAAAAAATATACAGGCACAGTGTAAAAAAATAAGATACACGAGATATTTTATTTCCTTTATTTTCATCTTTGTTTTTCTATACTAATTGTAATAATATTTACATAAATTCCGATTTATCGATATAAATATTTGTAACAGGTAAATTCAAATACGGATAAAAAGCGGTATATTACCGGAATTAACTTAAACGGTTGCCGGCAGTTACTTTAGTGTACTGCCGGCTAAAATATTTTAAGCCTTAATAATCGTACCGGATTTTCCGTTAATGGCGTCCTTTGCTTTTTCCAAAAGAGTGATTAAAGCATAGCCGTCTTTTTTCGATTCGGCAAACTGTATTGCGGCTTGTACCTTAGGCAGCATTGAACCGGGAGCAAAGTGTCCTTCTTCAATGTATTTTTTTGCATCGGCAATCGAAATTTCGGAAAGCCATTTTTGGTCGGGTTTGTTAAAGTTAACGGCAACTTTTTCTACGGCCGTTAAAATAATAAGGCAGTCCGCATTCAGCAATTGAGCCAGTTTCGCGCTTGCAAAGTCCTTATCGATTACTGCGGGAACTCCTCGCATATAGTTTCCTTCTTTAACTACAGGTATTCCGCCGCCGCCGCAGGTAATAACTATTTGTCCCGCATTGCTTAAGGCTTTTACGCTTTCAATTTCGGCAATATCTACCGGTTTCGGAGAAGCCACAACCCTTCTGTATCCGCGTCCCGCATCTTCTACAACATTTTCACCGCGTGCAATTAAAACATCGGCTTCTTCTTTTGTCATAAAGCTGCCTATGGGTTTTGTCGGTTTTGAAAAAGCGGGGTCTTTAGAATCTACAACAACTTGAGTAATCAAAGTTGCAACCGGTTTATCGATACCGCGGTTTAAAAGCTCTTCACGCAAAGCAGCTTCCAAATCATTGCCGATATATCCCTGACTCATTGCAACCGAAACCGCCAGTTCAGGCTCGGAAGTTTTTTTGTCGATTTTGTGATACTCGGACATTGCCAAATGAATCATACCTACTTGAGGTCCGTTACCGTGCGAAACGATAACGGAATGTCCTTCCTGAACCAAATCGGCAATGGCTTTTGCGGTAATTTTAACCGCTTTACGCTGTTCTTCCAAATTGTTTCCCAATGCGTTTCCGCCCAAAGCTATAACAATTTTTTTTGCCATAAAATCTCCTATTATGTTAGAAAATATTATTATACGAAAATACCGTGATTGTTTCAAGTAGAATTATATCGAGTAAATTATAAATCATTGACGGGCTTAAATGCGACATTATTATAGATGAATTAAAGCCGTGTAATATTATACCGATACTAATAG is drawn from Treponema pedis and contains these coding sequences:
- the mazG gene encoding nucleoside triphosphate pyrophosphohydrolase, whose product is MTTNNLLNNFDILFGVIKRLRGKGGCPWDIAQTPSSMRRPLLEEAYEAADAIEETVCKNGETSFSHIREELGDVLLNTLMISYMYEQEGKFSTAEVIADVTEKLIRRHPHVFGETEGYEGPESEKKVSTPDSVLKQWENIKETVENSKNKPSSSLLDGIPKNFPPILRSLKITKKVSKCGFDWDSFEGIKNKLEEEIEEFYEAVNSKIPERIEDELGDVLFILMNAARFIKTDPEIALLHANSKFEHRFRFIEKEMKKAGLKLCKENWEKMEEFWQKAKKEEKLC
- a CDS encoding WecB/TagA/CpsF family glycosyltransferase; its protein translation is MALTRINFLNVPLDVLNEEDIEETVMSLLEKPGPQQVIFMTLWDVLKARRNNEFGNMVQNAALCLPLSKSLIRGAKFLKKEIPVRRQQFSVIIKFLNVIDAHYKSLYLFGGRKESLLAAEKNVKSTFPNIRIVGRFAGHYHKSLEPQIISAMTKAEPSIVIISSGIPGGRKWIYRNREKFKSGIFIRDASVIDIFSKFKNRPSEIPFEKGYDYLIQVLKNPFKIFNIFRYFWYNILLLFYRLFRNKGVK
- a CDS encoding RsmE family RNA methyltransferase translates to MKQFIVSEIPDSEGIIKLSGKDYRYLVAVRRIKEGQDLKVSVNGNTPSEAEVFNINTEKRYIKLKLKKIHSAVKTVEPRPAIVLMQWLIKGQRMDTAIRQCTEAGVKAVFPILGEFSVIREENKNQTERRKRIIREARQQSGSPVETEIFQAATLNKSLASVFEYLNGKKTTKLLMTEKDEEENSLQTCLKESPEAVILAIGCEGGISPKETEFLIQNGFKQVHFKTNVLRAETAAIYATAAVQTILN
- a CDS encoding S41 family peptidase; amino-acid sequence: MNKKITWINTIIFSTLLLIAVFFMPQKAPAAPNSETENSSDVNMKFLESVYELIKANYVDEVDTELLYQGAMEGMLNSLKDPYTSYIYKDTTIGHDLEDTTSGSFCGIGVHITKAVVSTPERPAYVEIASPIEDTPGWKAGLQSGDYITEIDGTPTEEITQEGVLNMLRGKEGTEVTLKILRGKSMEFEVKIKRAVIEVPTVKFTKIGKDIAYIRLIEFNPNSAKRIIEALDKLKEEDCTKLILDLRDNPGGLITSSIEVSSIFLESGTVVSTKGRAAGTSSTYSVKRFGTKAPKEMPVVILINKGSASASEIVSGALKDHKRAYLIGTRSYGKGLVQNIIPLTQNESVKITVARYYSPSGANIDKLGILPDLEVSRPQFTPEQEKSAINLLSTSEIADFTRSKKELSRDEMLEFAKKLEKKYNIPSNLILPFIKTEYHRSHKAPVIDIEDDIQLKAAVKVLNTENVKALCENSKTLLEMQKADEEKTAANGKDKKKE
- a CDS encoding MATE family efflux transporter, encoding MIKTQYGYFGPLNFYKKAFALALPIMVQLFIQSLVSLIDNFMVAGLGDLKMSGVNVSNQLIFVYITGLNIICSAGGIFMSQYNGTKDASGMRQSYRFKLITCGIFAALFLTVSAMIPELLLGLLVRGNTAKAEITAEGKIYMSVIIFTFIPMAFSSSISSSLRETGNVKIPMYIAMFSTLINTIGNYLLIYGNLGAPRLEVAGAAYATVIARLCELVIFILYIKKIKPLFYVKIKHILKVRIDLFREILKKSALIFIADMSWVISETVATAIYNSRGGAEVVSGMSAGWTIAELFFLVFPAVNTSIGVIIGGTLGRNSLEEARVQARWMKTGAAAAGFATGLCEAAAIFLIPIVFGRLTPSSQIVTKKLLLFVALYMPVWTYQNSQYAVARAGGDAVMGAWVDTTVNMLLFTPLMFIMYKFTDLDSPTIYGIAKLTSIIKTVLAGIQLKKERWVKNLTL
- the arcC gene encoding carbamate kinase, with amino-acid sequence MAKKIVIALGGNALGNNLEEQRKAVKITAKAIADLVQEGHSVIVSHGNGPQVGMIHLAMSEYHKIDKKTSEPELAVSVAMSQGYIGNDLEAALREELLNRGIDKPVATLITQVVVDSKDPAFSKPTKPIGSFMTKEEADVLIARGENVVEDAGRGYRRVVASPKPVDIAEIESVKALSNAGQIVITCGGGGIPVVKEGNYMRGVPAVIDKDFASAKLAQLLNADCLIILTAVEKVAVNFNKPDQKWLSEISIADAKKYIEEGHFAPGSMLPKVQAAIQFAESKKDGYALITLLEKAKDAINGKSGTIIKA